The genomic DNA CCTTTTTCGTAAAGGGCCAAAAACATTGACAGCTGCGTTTTCACTTCTCGAATTTGTGGATCGCTTGCCTAAGTTTATTTCAGTTCACCTTTCGACCTCGCAGTGTGTGGACGGACGCAAAAAGAAAGTGGAGAGCACGCAACTGGCAACACCCAATTTAATATGAGATCGATGGGCAAGCAAAGGCATTTTCATCGTATATatacaattttatatttttcactgTTACATAGATAACTGTGCTTCGATCCGAACAATCGCATCGTCCTAACGAGACAAAAAATTACTACTAGAACCTGACAGAACCGAGCCACGAGCGCTGGTCAACCATGGGTGGGGAGTtggttgctttgctttttctgaGTAGCAGACGCAATATAAATGATTATGTTTATACTGTTAAAGTAATTTACTAAAAAATGACGCCCAGCCAAAACAAGATAATCCCAGTTTGCTCTACCCTTGCTCTTCTTTCCTGCTGATCGTCAAAGCCAACCGCTTTAGCTGGAGGTTAAGTAGCTTGCTGTCTACTTAAGCATAATCGAAGTATGGTGTAACGATCTAGCCATCAGACGTCGAGTTTGATCTTCGGTACCTCGGAGGCTCGCCCAGCTTTATCACAACATTTTGCCATGAAGATGGATAAGTGTGGTCAAGTGCAAGCTGCTGATCTGTACCATGATCGTTTTTCCGTTCTCCTACTCTGCTACTCTGCTGGTAGCCAAGGTGCGAGATCTGCAAATAATGTGGAAaacgcagtcgcagccgcagctccagccccagACACAGCCCGATATTGATGCCAAAGCTTGAGTCCGCACGGCCAATGTGGGGGCCAATGTGTGCCGCTTGGATGATCTCGTGGTCTCCCCCTACCGTTCCTTTAGTGAAAAACGAAGTCGCCTTTTCTGTGGCCTCTTGTGTACGGCTCTATTAACCCCTGCCGCTGATTTGGTGATAACGATCGTAATCGTAGCGGTACTCTAGGTGCAACACATGTTGCACTTGGCTCCCCCCACCCTCCAACATGACGGGGAATATAGCATAGTGAGCTATATTATTTTCCCCAATTTAGAAAATAGTTCTTGCAGCACAAATTAGTATGATTCGCTGTTCGCATTTATCGTACGTTCGCCTTGTTACAATCGGCTGTGCCTGCCTTTCGCTTTCCCTGAAAAGCCAAATTGGAATCAAACCGTCGGGGGAAACATGTGATTTGGCTCATATATGGTTATGATTATGTGTTGGCTATGAGACCCGTAGCTATTTGTGCATAGCTGGGCCAAATGGAAAGTGGTTACCAGCCCTTACTAACGCATCTTTCTTTGTTGGTAAATGGCCAATTTTCGGTTGAGGTGGATGTTCAATGGAAAGCTACAAGTAACCAGATTGACTGTATTCagacaaatatatacaaatatttattaaatccatactcataaatatgcatgtggAACAGGGAGAATATAAAAACGAAAGAAGTTGGTGGGAGTTAGGTACCGTCTAATTACATCAAAAAGGGGTTCGGCGTCagaataaaaatcaaacaaaacgttatacatacatatgtatgtaaatgtacaaacataatatgtacatatgtacgcacaTACCCGTACAAAATGAGTGAAATGAATGGTCTTCGAATACATTCATTCGCTTAACGAACAAATGAagtgccataaatatgcatgagAAACCCCTTTAGAAGAAATGAGTGTATATTTATGGAACGGAAGGTTCTCCATTCGCGGGCCACCTTTCTCCCCCAGGTGATAGTTGCAGCTGAAAGCTGTTTACTCAGTTGCCGTGTCTAAGCAAATACGAAAGTTATTTAATGAGACTCGCAACATAGCCGGAAAAGGTTTGCAATTAAGAGAGGAAAAAACGTTGTCTGTCTGAATTCATTGGATGGCATTTTCAtgtatttggttttgtggTTCATTGATTAAAATCAAACTGTTTATTAGGGGTAGAAAACATCCCCTGCCTGGGGACATGCACACACTCTTACTCGTACCTTTGGAAAacgaccaaaaaaaaaactctcgctttttgtttaattgcgTTTTCTTTGCGGTTTTCGCATTTCATTGTTGGTTTGTCATTCTCATTTAGGTGTAGATACGTTTCTATATCTTCTCTGACAAAGCGAGGGTGTATCCCTTCTAAACTCACTTCACAAAATGTTTATCAATCGCCAAACATCGTTCATGAAtcaatccatccatctatcgtTCTGCCAGAGTTACTTTCAGTTGCTTTCATcagaaaaatgattttaattttagattagttaaatggaaataaaacgACTATTCCCCATACCGGATTGCAGCCGTTTCCCATCACACacgtcatcatcgtcgtcaaATTGACAGGCATGTCAATATGGCttattacgagtattattTGGCTTGCATGGCTCTACTTACTTAATTTAAAAGACACCCAACGATTATTGGTTTGAAATTGCTTAGAACACGCGAGACAAGTGGGTTTTTGGCAGTTTTTTCTGCAAAtgttgtgtgtatttataCGCTCGAGTAAATAGGTAGGCGTTGATCCAGAAAATACgtttttatattgtttgtTCATTGTGGATAATTGTGGAACAGGGATAGCGGGCGGTTGTTTTTACCTCTAGATACAAGAAGTTGAATATGGAATTGGGAGCACGTGTGAACCTTCAGCGTATAGGCAAACAAGGCAGATTCAAGGAGACTTAGCGCTTAGTCACTGAGCAACTCTTTCGGTGTCATATGTATATCCGCTTGCAACAAACTCTTCAGTATATTTCAATGTCGTAGCAAGCACAGGACCATTAATCACAAGCGCCAAGAAGAATAACCCCACGGCTACACTCCCATTGgccaatcaaatgcaatttttgctacttgttgcctctgccactgcttctgctgatacccctgctgatgctgaagcaGCCGAGCCGCGACCCACCGTCGACAGAGCCAACACCTTTGGAGCGTGATATCGCCTCACCTCTCATGATGCGCTTTGCATAGCGTTTAGCTTGCCACATCGGCCTAGcgtattaatatattttagtCATAAATGTAGCGCGTTCCTTTCATGCCATGTTCGGTTTCACATCTCTTATCCAAGCCATTTGTGTTGCGGTAGTCTTCAGTAGCCGGTTGGTCAGAGTAGAGGGATCTCTTTTGGTTTCCCACCTGGACACGAACAACTTTTTTGTGCGCAACAAGtttttcaacaaaaattcTCAGCTGAtaaatgaaatggcaaataattcCTGACTGGATGTGCATAGACCCGTTGCTGGTGGTCATTAATAATCGCTATAGTATAATGGAATACACGGGACGGAAGGCCAACAGAGAACGTTGCGCTTGACACCAGTTTgttattttggcttttgttagGCTATCTCATTTTAGTAGTATAACTGCTGCTAAGTAATCGTAAGTCATCGAGAAACTTCACACAACCAATACCTTCGAGCAACAACGGAAGCTTCCACACGATGATACTTGCAAAGGGCTGGTGATGGATTATTGGTACGTGTTGCTGGGAGAGTATCGAGGATGTATTATGGGACGCAGGATAGACAGCAACTGAAACACACGAGACTCATTAATCCTTGAGACAAACGGAGGCCAGCACCAGGATCAGGACCCTTAGCAGCTGACGACACCGCACCACCGCGCAACGACTCATTTGTgctaaaaacttttccacttgaTAAATTgccccagcacacacacacaaacatatacatatagtcTCCCATCTTACCTCTTTACTGGGGGAAtgttgttggctgtggctccagGCTGCAGGCTTCACGGTCGTACTGTTTTTGCTTCCACATTTTTCGATAGATAAATACTTAACACGTTTTTGCCAGTGATTTAAAGGCATCTCCCCTTCTTGTCAACCCTTCaatcatttgtgtgtgtttggcaacGACCTGGAGAGCTATTCGGCAAATGTTTTTCCACCTCCCACTGCCATTTTGATATGCAAATACTTGCTGGAGGTTTCCTCCTATTTTACTCATTTGATGCGTTCACTGCGATGTCTGTTCGACCCACCGTCACCGTCTATATCACGTTAtctcaaatttatttttgtttgttttgagcCATTGTCACGTATTTGTGCTGATTATTAAATGCGTTTAATAAATTGTTGGACGTTCTGGAAGATGAAGACAAAAAGCGCCTTCGGATCTTAAATATGCGGTTAATGCGCCgcaatcaaaaataaatattttctttaatattttgttttgtttttttaatttgttgtaaatatAACATATTCGGTGTTTTATCAACGTTTCATCAGTCAGTATCGCTATCGCCATCGCTCTCTTGGTCGCTATCGCTATCACTATCGTTTTCACAATCTTGATTTTTGGCCGTCTGTGAATCCGTGTCTTCCGATTCTGAGCCGTTTGAATAGGGTGAACTGCTTCGTGAAGTTTTGGGTGAAGTTTCCGAAAGGTCTTCACAGTCTACGTCGTCGGTACAAGAGTCCTGATCTTCATAGCTATCGTACTCAATATCACTCTCACACTCATCATCAGTTTCATCCTGCTCTTCAGCGGATAATTCAGCTTCCTCGCGGACCTCAGGGCTACGGTTATCATCAATTTCAATAGATCCACTCCCCTATTCAAAGTgatttgaaataattaattatctGATCTAATTAGAACCGATAATTTACCAATTCCAAGCTTCGATTTCTGGACAAAGTCTGAATGTCATGTAGCTGCTTCATCAACGCATTTCTTTCCATTGAGTGGTACTCTCGCTGGAGATGACACTCAGTCTGCAGCTCtcggttttcttttctcaGCTCGAACATTTCGATCAAGATCCGATGCTGCTTCTCCACTATCATACTCACCAACTGTTGTAGATTCTCAATAGTGATTTCAAAGTCCATCAGTTTTTTCTTAAGGAGCCAATTCTCTGCACGACAGTCGGCTAAGTCAGAGGCAGGTAGTGTCATCTCAGAAGTTTCCTTCTCCGCACTAAGGGATATCAAATGGATACAACTTAGatggaaatcaaagaaaaactcaCTCTTTTACGACGTTCTCGGATGGGCTTTCTTTATCAGCTTTCAAAGGAAAGCCCACTTGAGCCATGCCGCTGTCCACGCCAGGCGTATAATATTGGCAAATACAGGACATTTTCGGGTCAGTTGTAGATTCTGTAGCTGAGTTGAAAAGAGAAGAACAGGTGACTAGATACTAGTACAGTATACTCAGCAAATGACAGACTTGGCATCGCTTGGACGCAGCCCACGCTCCACTGCTGCTTCCAAAGTACACtattaaatgaaaactcaCTGGCCAGATAAGGGTGTCAAGAACTCCAGCTCCCCCAAAGTGTACTCTATTTTTCAGTCTAGGCCCCCGACTCCATCAGGGTCCTGGCCTGTGAACACTTTACGACTTGACATTTTCACACTTTGTTGGCAAACGCTTTGAACGCTTTCCACACATTCCTTCCTCCAAGGCAAGTCAACTGGCTTTTGGCTCGTCCTTGTTGCCGCGTCAATTTGGACGTCCACATCGATGCAAGCCTGCACGGACTGTCTACCGAtatgcagcttcagcttcagtagGGCGAAGAGTTGGAGCTGGGTGagtttgttgtgtgtgagTTGGTGGATTGAAGTGCAAAATTGGTTTAAGTGTTTGCTAAATTGGCAGTAAAATGGCTTTTTCAATTTATACTTAACGTTTATATGCGGGTAGATGCTTCCACAAAGTTTTACCAGAAAACTCAACATTTACTTTGTCTCCCcttcatttttttggcaacaagtGGCGCCCAGCTGGGTAATTGATATTTTAAACTTATTCTAGTCTATCATGGGACTTTCTGTGTATATTCGGAATATTTACAAGATCAGACCTGAACATAAGGTACGCCCACTGCCCATTTTACACGCTTTGAATCGACACTAAATGGTGATCTCTTGACTATAGTgttatgcacatacatatggataTACCATTGATACCTGCGATAATTATGGCTTACACCCAAGTATTTCATCCGCGGTAGTGCACACATAGGTAAATTTAAACTCGTATTTTATGACCCATTTGGTAATACTATAAACGGCCGCAGCCAACTCAGTTTAAGTCGAAAGCAAAGGTAATCGTGATACCTAAACAACGCCAAATTACATACTAGTGGGCGCTACGTAGGCCATGTTAACATAAATTTCTTGCACCTCCTTAGTTTAGCTACCACCCTGCCCAGGTCTGACCATGCCGACCTACCATCTTCTGTACAGAGACTCGCCTCTGAAGCATCGGGACAACCTCCAAACGCTGCAAGCGCTCCAATCGCTAAACTTTAAACCAGACAACACATGCAAGCGCACATTTAAAAAGGCATAAGTCATACGTGGCTAATAAATTGATGTGCTAAAGTGGATTAGAGTTCAGTGCTTTGACATATACAGGGTGGTTCAAGCTTCGTTGGGCGGAAGAAAGGCTTACTCCGAATAATATTATCTCAGATTTGCAGAGAACGTTTGAATTGTTCAGCTGGAATCGGTTGAAACATTAAGATGCACCCCTTAACATATCCAACCACAGTCAGCTATTTTTGGGGTTTGAGAGAAAAGTCTGCAGCATAGCGTTATGCACATAGAGGAATGGATTACCCGTATCCCGTACCCATGGTAAAGACTTTCTGGACTCTTGGACGCTCACTCACACTCAACACAAAGCCGTCGGTTAGGAAAAAAGTAGAAACGCTTAAAACGCCAGTTTGGAGTCTATTATTTGCTGGACACGAGCATATATTGATTGCATCGCAGTCGCCTGGTCAGCAAAAGATTCAGAAGAGCAAATTGCTTCAACAAATacgaatactcgtactcgttggGATGAAGGTCGAAGGGAATGTTGACGGGAGGAGGAAATCACATGGTAATCGGCGCACTACGAAACAGAAATGTAAAAAGCAATCGAAGCTACATTTTGGGAAGAGGTGTTCAAAACCCGTTTGCAGTCACTCCACGAGTAGTCCACTCCAGCTCTGATAGTCTAAACCAAGTATTCGGTGTCTGGGCCTCTTCGTGTAGTGCAGCATTTAGCGTCTTGATCGGTTTATCAACGATTAATTAGAGTTTGATAAATAAGCGCTCGCCGTGAGTAAATAAATCATGGCAgcaagcagaggcagcaagcagagccAGCCAGGTGCACGAACTGCCAGATGGGAAAAGAGCCCCAAAATGCAAACCtacaatttgcatatcaaaCCATCCGTTTTAAAAAAGTATCAGTCAAATTTTAGTGGTTCTATGTTGTTCTATTTTTGTGCTTGCGGTTTTtcatattaattttttttacagaattttgcttttttttttgtgctgtgtgtggtTGCTTTTGACGTTTCCCCAAATAACACATTTTTAAAGGAAGCGAACTGTGGCCGAAGGGAAATTTATGGTGGGGGTTCTTGCGCAAAAGTGCACAAATATCTTTGAGCATTTCTCTGTGTGAGcattaattatgaaataaaGGTCTTTGTGATGCGCTTGACGACCACGATGAGCTTTGTGTATGCTAATTTAAGGTACATTTGTTCGGTTTTATTTAGAATGGGGTTAGAAGGAGCTGTTTTGGTGGGCTCTTTCGACCCCAAGGTGCTTTTGCATTATGCGCTCTGATTAAAATTTAAGGATGAAGGGTTTCGCATAGGGAAAGTATGCTTAACactaataatattaaattttatattttgtgatttaatcgctacagcgaaattggttggtcgcagacgatgagcccgcattgaccaggtaccttatgttgaatattagaCTAAAAAGTTAGTTAGTTactaaaaattttgaacttaaaatagagttgtttgccgaacaaACATCAGAAATAGAATGAAATTGTATATTTCGTGatgaaatattttagttgAATTTACTGGACTAGTTTTACTTCCTCAATTCCTCTGACACTTGTGTTTGGGAAATTTTTGAAGTGTACGAAAACTACTTATACTTCTGTGCTGACTTCTCTCTTAACTCGTGCATAACTGCAAAatttacgagtatatgcatTGAAGACTAACTTATGGTTTATTACCCTAAGATATGCCACCGCTAAGCAGCAAACAGTAGAAGCTATGAGTTGAGGTTATTATTATACGGCGACTACTCGGCACCATGATTGCTACCTTTTTGCTGCATTCGAATTGCATTTGTTGGGCGACGCCTTTTATTCTTGCCCATGGCTGTGGCAAAATTGTTGACCACTTTCTGCTTGGCAGCGTTTTTCACTCTACTTCAGTCATGACCATTCACTTGGCTGCTCTACCCATCCTACTCTTTCtccgttttcagtttttgtcGCATTAAAATTGCTCTCAAGATATCTTCGTTACGGAATGAATGACTACTTGGGGCTGACTGGTGAGCTGCCCTTTCGTTGGTCGCAAAGTATTTGCGGTTTTTTCTTCACATCCTCTTGCACAATTATCCTGATTTCAATATTACTGCTTCATAAACAAAGACTAGGTCCGACATCTCCTGGGAAAAAGGGCTGGGTCCTGGGATTGTGCACAAAACATTATTATTTCTGCTATTTGTTTATTGAGGAATTTGTAGTCGCTTCTTGTAGTTTGTCAGTCTGTGGGGCAGGCGCTTGGTTTACGCTCCTTGAGGCCTCAGTTTGCCTTTTGCGGTTATTGTTCTCGTTTTAAGCTACAAGGAACGGGAATCATAAGAAGGAAATTATTTTTCCGAGTTTATTTTCCGAGTAGTGCATAGTTAGGATATCTTTCAACTGTCTACATTTCCATGAGATTGCCCGGAAAAGATTCCCAAAGTGTGTAAATTGTTTGTAGCAAAATTTTTAAAGCTAAATTTCTAGCGAATTCTTGAAGCTGAGGCTTTGCAGAAGTACCAACTCAAAAATCAATGTAAAGAGTTATTCTGTTGTGTTTTAGGTActtatatgtgtacatatcaGCACATTTTATCttatcttttaaatattttctgtttgacTATACGGcggaaaataaaatcatacCATGAGGGTGGGCCTTTCCTATTCCTTGTTATACCAAATCTACTACaggaatatttaaatatttaaaattggcTTAATATTCACAAAGTCCCGCCCTTAAACTGCCAAAGGCAGTTCATGGACGGCCGCACAAGCGGAGAACTTTCACTTGCCATTTTCCAAACAATCAAATCATTACAACTGTCACCCATACCCCTCCATCCTGGAGCTGGGCACCCCATGCTTTTCTTACGCACACGCGTTGACATTTatcaaaatttcaaatgtcATAAATTGCATTCACGATgcctgttttatttttcaaccTCTCTGCCGAATCACGCAATTGAACATTCATAAGCCGCGACTCTGGAATCGCCTCTACTTGTGACTTCATCTCCATTACCGGAACCCGCAAAAGTACATATACAAAGTGCCAAACATAATAACCCAAATTTGCGAAATTCGCTAACATATTTGCGATGAAGAGAGGGGTGCGATGGGACCGTTTTGCAGAGGGTACGCATCCAAAAACGCCCGCAAGCCACTTGGCAATTTTCTCACTGGCGAAATTTTCCAGGAGAAAGCACTCAACAGGGACACGTGACAGTTTCTTGGGCTGTTCAGTGTGTGAGCTCGCGAAAAAAGGTTGcgattttccatttcccctaGATGTGACGAACGTGCGTAGCAATCTCATTCAAGTTTGTGATTTGCGGTGGCTTTTTAAGAGGGATAATCTAGTGGATAAAGACAAGAAGTGGGGGCTAATCAATCGTCTAAGCGGATGTTATATTTAATGAAAGAGACtgtattcatttcattcaaatGTGCTTATGTTTTGAGATATTTTCTGAATATCGACGCCTACCTCACTCGATTACTGCAGCTCAATAAAATTTTCAGggtataaaatattatttcaatttattgcaCAATTAAAAAATCCAATTTCCTTTATCCTGtgaatgtaaatatttttcaccTACGAAGCGTTTGCACTTTTTAGCAGCcgaaaaggaaattaaacTGGGCCCAGTCACAGCGAATAGGGGACGGAAACTCTTCTATGAGAAGAGAAACtctaaaaaaacacaaaagtcttaaagaaaaataaaagacagcACTGATGCAAAGGCGGATGCCTGACTCGTCCTGTGGACTCAGCCGTAGTCGCATTTGCATGGCACAGTTGGCatcaaattatgaaataaGTAAGGGAGCACTCCATGCATTAAAACCTTTTAATTTGCTAAATCGCCTTGCCAGACATCGTCTCTTGAGTTGGAAGTTGGGGTTGTTGGTTCCCGTCGTGGATAAGCGGGCGGAAACGGATGAAGCGGAGTCTGTGCACATTTTTGAGATTTGCAGACGCCTAAAAGAGCCGCCCAGCCTACACCCAGTCCCACGTCCGAGCCGAACCCATTCTCACATAGACACTTGTTTCTAGgattttt from Drosophila subobscura isolate 14011-0131.10 chromosome E, UCBerk_Dsub_1.0, whole genome shotgun sequence includes the following:
- the LOC117890604 gene encoding protein starmaker, which produces MSCICQYYTPGVDSGMAQVGFPLKADKESPSENVVKDAEKETSEMTLPASDLADCRAENWLLKKKLMDFEITIENLQQLVSMIVEKQHRILIEMFELRKENRELQTECHLQREYHSMERNALMKQLHDIQTLSRNRSLELGSGSIEIDDNRSPEVREEAELSAEEQDETDDECESDIEYDSYEDQDSCTDDVDCEDLSETSPKTSRSSSPYSNGSESEDTDSQTAKNQDCENDSDSDSDQESDGDSDTD